Part of the Centroberyx gerrardi isolate f3 chromosome 11, fCenGer3.hap1.cur.20231027, whole genome shotgun sequence genome is shown below.
agtttcacaagctctccatccaaattatattattgtcactttgtaatgacatttttaaattgttgtttacattctagcagccaatggcatcgctagaaagattaaataaacagaattctgcacagtcagactttgttgccgctgaacttttatttattacatggtattgtggttgtattgaatcctgaacctcagatcatgtatcgaatcgtatcctgagataagcagatcgtccgtCACTACAAGTTTATACAGACTGCGCCTCAGTAAAAAGACTCTTTCCCtgctgtaaaactgtaaaacgGACAGTTAAGAGTGTGGTGTGATGACAGCAGACACTTCCATCTCTGTAATTTTGGAGACTGATTACAGAAATCTCTTATGTCCTGTGTTAACAGTTACTTTACACATGCATAGGTTGTAATTCTGCTTTTCAGATGAATACCCTCTAGGAAAAATAGTAGCTGATACATATTAAATAGTATAAATAATACAATACTATAAAtactataatttaaaaaaacatgggCAGAGTTTGATCTATCTTCCCATGCAAGTGATTAATGCAGTGAATAATCAAACCGTTCATGTAAAATTACAAATCAGTTTTTTATGTACATAACTGACTGgatgcagcctgtgtgtgtgtgtgtgtatgtgtgtgtgtgtatgtgtgtgtgtgtgtgtgtgtgtcaggtttgTGGTGAGGTGGGTGGATTTGTTTTACACCGGAGACGACGACGTCCAGCAAGACTCCGAGCTTCAACTCTGGAtcagagagatacacacacacggcttcACCCAGAGCTcaggtgagggtgtgtgtgtgtgtgtgtgtggggggggggtgtcccAGTATTAGTGGTGGAATAAGttctcaaatcctttacttaaaaagtaaaaaatacttcattaaaagtaaaagttaaggGATTAGAAGGAAATCAGAAAATGCCGTTTACATGGGaatttcttattcagactgtTGTCTTAATCTGGCTCATGtcagattattgctgtccagTCCGTGatctttttttaattctgtTGATGAATTAGATAATGCTCAGTGTTAGAAAGTGATTGGTCACTTCGTCTGTCTTCTCTCAGGTTTCCCTCAGTCTTTCCAGACCAAAGCAGaagtctgtcagtttgtcaCTGCGGTCGTCTTCTGCTCTTCTGCTTTACACGCCGCTGTCAACTTCTCCCAGGTATGACAGACGCACTGAGGATCAAAATGTTATTAAGATTTATTAGATTATCATAATATATCATTGGGATAAAGTGGGTGAATCCTGCAGCTAGTGTACAAAGCACCGACTGAGCAGGTGAGTCCAGGTGAAGCTGTGATCCATTATTGATTTCAGatcttctttctttcacactctAGCTGTCTTATCATCCCTCTCTTTATTAAAATAtctattaaaatatcttcaaaaTATCCAGATATCTTTCTCAGGTGAAACAAAACCTTTCAGGGATTAGAAGAATCTTTTTTTCAGCAGTATCCCGTTTGACTGATCAGTtttcgtctttttttttctcttcacccAGAAATTGTGACATAAATGCACAAAACTTGCAGCGATGTAAACAGTCTGGCTCCCCTCACTTAATATAATTTTGCATCTTTTCTTCATCTGTCAGTGCTTGGAAGCTCCTGATTCTCTCACTAAATATCTCCGATCTCATTTtgtttgcagtgtgaacagagacGGTcgtgtctttctttccattcgTTTAAAGTCAACATCTCCGATTTGTTACTTTAAGTCTtttactgttctctctctctctctccccctctctctttctaccctgtcttccctctctttcctcccccccctctctctctctctgtgtgtcttccaGTTGGATTTTGCCCTGTGGATGCCGAACTGCCCGGCCTCCATGCTGCGTCCTCCTCCGCGGGCCAAAGGCACGGTGACGGAGGCAGACATCTTGTCCTTCCTGCCGGACGTCAGCTCCACCTGCGGCGTGCTGAGCGCCCTGACGCTGCTGTCTCAGCCCGCCGCCGACTACGTGAGGCCGCGCTGCTGTAGAGAGAAAAAACGCTGCTTCATCCTGCGTTTGAAAAAGTGTTGTTTCCATAAACACTGATAAACAGTCGTGATGTCCAACTGTCAGGCAATAGACCAAGATCGTAACATTAATCTGACAGTGatgtggggactcgagtcacatgacttggacttgagacttgatgcatgaagagaagacttgagactggacttgacttgggttctggtgacttgggacttgactctgacttgtactttgatgacttgaaaaggtttctaaagtcttgacttgagatcttgtgtttgtgtaaatgacttagattgaaagtgatgagatttgttccagcggacgactgaatttaaattctgttttctgaatttgtatggaatgattgaatttattgaagtttaaactgattatagaaatcaaactcatgatgctcttaccaagtttttatcctattaaaaccatattgcattgaaaagtcctagatatttagttttctttaagatattaaattgatactggactcttgatttgttctgacttgacttgctgttctacatttagacttgagacttgactttaatgacttggacttgacttgctgttctatatttagacttgggacttgacttgagacttgtgccctaagacttgagactgacttgggactcgagcgaagttgacttggtctcagCTCTGTTGAaatgacacacagagaaactTTACTTTTGCAGTATTAGCTGTTACTTTTATCAGATAGTAGATATTGATGCTTTGAagcaaaactcttcatttcctcCACCAGGTTCCTCTGTGTCATTACCGGGAGGCTGTGTTCAGAGACGGCGCCCCTCGCAggctggtggaggaggtgcaggCTGAACTCAAGGCCATTTCTGATGACATCACGGAGCGGAACAGGACGCTGGAGCTTCCGTACCCTTACCTCTGTCCCGCACTCATTGAGAACAGTGTGGCTATCTAAAGttaaaattaattgaaaaaattaCGTTTTCACCTTGTTAACTAATTTTCCACGTTGAAATTACACCCACCAGTAAAAGCTtccaactccccccccccccaaaaaaagaaaaagaaaaaacatacaacttttacttcctggaaaacagtgtctctttggtgacctcatgctgcaccaggaggcgtaaatacaaattaaaaccACAAAACCATAAAACCCAAcaaatttctttctctccctaactgatatcccattggtttatcCCATTAGGTCATCAATAAGCGTTATCAATAGATCACATTCTCATCCTTTTAGGATATGGAATATTTCACTGTTGTCAATAATCAGCAAAAAGTATGTATGAAGAaaagaatgattattttctcaatatggtgtgtgttttttttttttttaatcattacaATAAATGTTTCTATTTGGCtccattgctctctctcctgactGGAAACAAACCCATGGAGGCAGACAGCCAGGTTACTGCAGACCAACTTTTAATTACATttgctgaaataaaaaaaaataaaactgattgtgtttacataCAGAGTATTCTGGATCATGGCTCATATCCAGGTTAAGAGAATGCAGGATAAACTTTATATGTACCTTTACATCCGTCTCATAAATATCTAAAGAAACATGAAAGCACAGAACTTTCTCAATATTACCATGGAAGTTACACAGAccacacaagtgtgtgtgtgtgtgtgtgtgtgtgtgcatcagtatCCTGGCTAATATTGTTATATTCCAGATAAATTATTCAGGTTTCTCACAGTTGTAAACTGGATATGGTTTTACACACGACAAAACTCAGTCTGTATCCTGAATATAAACAGGACAGAGAGGCGAAGTCTGACATCATTTTGTCGGCTGTAAAGTTACATTTCCACCATTCAGCTGTAGTCTAAAACCCGATGGAAAATATAAATGGGATTTGcaacaaatgtcaaaaataaagaaTGCTAACAGGCTTGTGAATGCTAACTagttagctaatgctaacagAATGCTAACTAGTTGTAGGCTACTATGTTTTGTctcatgaaataaaaagaacatCAACAACTTACAGCTTTGCGAATTTTAGTCATTCAGATACTTTGTTAGCTAGTGAAATGCTAATTGTTTGAGAAAGAGGACTACAGCAGTCGTTAGCCTGCAGCTAGCAACAACTGGAAACAACGAGAACAGGCAACTAGAACTATATGAACAATAATAACTGTTCAATGCAACGCTATGAAAAAGGTAAAGGAAGTCGCTCATTAATTCCTTGGCCTTCCTCAATGATTAGCATTTTGTTTGCAAAAAAGTAACTAAAAGATTACAATTTACAAAGGTGATGCTAAAAAAAACGTagtatttttggcatttttcaaAAGCCCTCAGAACTAATTTTAGACTACACACCAAATGGCAGAGATGCTAATCTACGGCAGACAAGATGATGCAAAATGACGACTTCCACTTACAGCCTCCATTAAAGTGCACGTAAACAcactctgcaacacacactgcttcaATAAATCTCCAACTCTCCAGACAGAAGGGCTTGTTAGCATTGATAATTGAAACCAATAGTTAGCACTAGCTGCAAGCCAACATGATCGCTTGCAGTTAATCGTATGTTAAGCTGCTGTCAGGttttaatgtgatactttattgatcagaaacagaacagctGAAAGGGATTCAGAGACTTGTTCAAGGGCTCGTAGGCAGGGAGGATGTTACAACACGGGGCTCGAACCCGGGTCACATGGCTGAAGGAGTCTCTCTACCCACAAGCCACCCTGCCACCACTTTAACGGATAAAGATAACAACGCTAACAAGCCATTTACAGGTAGTTAAAGGTGCCACGTGTAGCTGTTTcctctcaaaattaaaacatttcccataaaccctgttgcttcctgtcccaAAATGTCgctccatttgttttgaagagccagaagaagaataagagcCAATAACATCCAATCCtcactcttcctgttttgtgccgtaaagcaatccagcagatacacgtagcacctttactACACTGATGTAGGAGGCATTTCCCCAGAATGTGACAAGTGGTGAAAattgataaataaaaacaatataaaaacgtaatgaataaaaatgtaataagaCAATCTAGATCTGCACCAGAAAGTCAACAATTCACTGTATAATGattcaaaataaagtgcaaaaagACACTACTGTCAAATGAGAACCTTGAAAAGACACatatgtatgtttatatgtatatatacagtatatatgtatgtatgtatatacctATATGTAAACATTTTAGCCACATTATTTGCCTCGGttttcctacacattttccattttataaTTCCACACTATTTCTTGCTTGATAACAAAGGTTTAGTTGGTGTTCAGTATAATATAATCTGACTGTGAACTAGACCATATCGCTGTATAGCTGAATATTTTTCTACACTACAACTTATATCACAATGGGTTTACAACTATATAAAATTTGTAATTCTATGCACATTTTGTTATCTTCCATACTATAACTGACTTTTGTGCAATTCCAAAACGTTGGAAGGTCTggaaattaataattaattcattaattaattcattttccaaaacatttccagagttTCCAGACCTGCACAGGAGTGCATGTTATGATATTCCTGTTATGATATTCCTATATCAACTAACAGCAGCAGGGATGGACTCAGCTCGGTTTCACTTCACTCAGTTCAAGATGTAAAGTGAAAGTACCATTCACATAATAAAGACAGAGCTTTCATCCTCAGTAAGTTTTTATAAATCGGATATAAGAACGTTTTCATGGTAAAAGATtttgtgagttttgaaaggACTGACTCGTATGTGAACCGCGACCCTGATCAGCACCGAGTCGAAGAATCATAAATCAAATGCGAAATGTGATAAAGGCAACATACATGAGATGAATAAGGACAAAATAGAGGACCTCAACTTTTCTGCAGTGATCCTCAACCTTATTTAGCCAAGACTCACTGATCTATGACACAAGTTCATTATAAATCAATTACTTTAAGGTCACATACTGGAGACCAAACTGCATTATATTTGCGGACCTGAGTGTGATCCGAAGATGTTTAATTGAATTCTTACATGCAGTAGGCTGTGTATGTTTGATACTGGTTTTCTTTATGATTGCACAAAATCTGAAGGCACGTCTATCTGAGCTGAGAGCCAGTGATAACACAGCAACGGCTAGGGAGAACAGATTACATTTAAGGGGATTACATTACAGTGCGCTAATTACAAAAATGCTAAATGTAATCCATTGGTCACTGTAGAAACAAAGCATTCAGATCACAGGTGGTTTTGAAACACTGGGTGATTGTTTGCTTAATTCCACAGAAACCAAAATAATTTTACACTTTTTGGAACAACGCCTGATAATGTGAAAAAGGTGGTTTCTCGTTAGATTACCTGACATGTTTATAAGGAAAAACACCATGTAGGTTATAGGATACTACTTTTACACATCTTGAAATACTGGCTGATACTGACTACACAGTGAATAATAACACTGGAATAAATGGTGCGCTTGGCTGCAGGTTCTTTGGGTTTTGGAGGCGAAGGAGCTGAAAGTTTATAATCAGTGTGTTTGAGGATTCCAGTAAATTGCATTACTGACTGATCATTTTAAACAGGTAATCAGTAAAACGTCATTTCATGCAATGTGTCGGCAATTTTCTGTGCAGCTATGACTTTAAATAATACAGAAATATTACAATGCATTATAATACAAGTCATGTATTCTACATCTTGCAGACAAAAGCATGCACTGTTCTACGATGTGTGTTAATTTCAGAGTTTATCTCAATCCCATCTGTTTTCCTGTTTAGTCGCCTAAACATGGATTCTTAACATTCTTAGTATTTCCCATTGAAAGCACACAGCATTGTTAGCAATGTGGGGAAACTGAAGGACGAATGTAGAATCTTTTCCTCCTGAAGTGACAGGAGTGATGCGATGAAAAGCAACAGACTTTGATCCATGAAATACTGTCAGTCACATCGTCTTCAGTTTGTACTGAGAGAGGATGGAAGATGTCCTCTGCCAAGATGTCTTCCAGCGGTCCCAAACTCACAAACTCAAGAACTCAAACTCATAAACTCAAGAACTCACAAACTCAAACTCATAAACTCAAGAACTCACAAACTCAAGAACTCAAACTCATAAACTCAAGAACTCACAAACTCAAACTCACAAACTCAAGAACTGACAAACTCATGAATTCATGAAATACTGTTAGTCACATTGTCTTCAGTTTGTACTGAGAGAGGACGGACGATGTCCTCTGCCAAGATGTCTTCCAGAGGTCACATGACTTCACATCAAGTCATTTTCTACACAACGGCTGAATCCCAAAATCTAGACTCACAAACTCAAGAACTCACAAACTCAGACTTTGAGGTGCGGTCCTGTTAAGTCCACGAGTTTCACTCTAAGATCAAGAGCCGCCGCTTCAGGGATCTTCCATGCAGATTTATAGCGAGTCTGCAGACTTCGGAGGGAATTGCCCATAATTCATAGCATCTGTGACATCGGTAAATGAGGACACTGGGGAAGCGtcaaacaaatgtaaacataacAAGCGTGGCAGGTGTTGGCAAGAAAAAGTTTGTctggtaatgtaatgtaaatgtctATCTAGTGTAGTATTTTCTTGCACTGTTTGTGTcttcaaatgtgttttgctACGATTTACAGATCTGTTTTCATCTAACTGAGACAGGTCCGTCATTGTATCCAAGGCAACGTGTGATGTCATGAAGGCCGCCTTGTTTCTCCTCCTGATACCGCTTCAGTCCGCCAGTCTGGGATTCAGCCTTCGTCTCGTCTCGTTCAGATCAGCAGCGACGTGACGCTCAGCTCTGATCAGCTCTGATCAGCTCTGATCAGCTCTGATCAGCTTTATACTTGAGCTGGAAACTCGGCTCTGCCTCCGCTAGCGTTGTCACAATACTAGAATATTTGACTTTGATACCAATATTAAGTGTAATATCTAAAAattcaatactactactactactacctaaAAAACTTTGTAACAGTAGGCATTTTGTTTATCTGTGGATACCGTATCTCATTTTGAGTAAACTTGTTGCTATTCTGGACTATAGcaattaagataagataagatcagatagcactttattaatccccttgagGAAATTCATTCTAATTAATTATATACCAACactaagtttaatatctaaaaatctGATGCGACTACGATTCCACTGCAAACAATGAAACCATCCAGCAgtgtgtttttccagtttgaaccAGTTTAGGTGAACTGGGATCCAGCTGAAGACGTGCAGGACTGTTTGAGGCTGTTAAATGTTTTCAGCCGTTTACAAGAGCCAGACTGACGCTCTGTCTCGTccaatccttcttcttcttcttcttgttcttcttcttcttcttcttcttcttcttgttcttcttcttcttcttcttcttcttcttcttctaacttGTCCAGTCTGCATGTTTGCGGCCTCTGGTGGCCATGTTGATTAGGGATTTCTTCTTGTagaacacatttggtgaaagtatTGAACGTTTATAAAATTCGGTATTGAATTCAATATTTTGCAACAGAATCAAAGTAGTACTGAAGTTTTGTGACAACACCGGTGTCTTCAGTGgaattacaatatttttttcctttagagAAACAGCTGCTGACCTTAATCTCAAGCCATTGACTTTCTTCTGCTGTAAAagctcgtctctctctctttaggaGATTCATCCTTTTTtcctcaaagtgtgtgtgtgtgtgtgtatgtgtgtgtgtgtgtgtgtgtgtgtgtgtgtgaccagacATGGATCTCCTCACTGTGTCACAACTTTAATACAACTTCTCTTCCGTACTGCTTTTAATTTCTTgctttccccctttctttcagtcagatacatttttcttgtttgatttttctttctttctgtgtttcgtTCTCActgcttcctctttctttcaaagcttctcttccttccttccttccttccttccttgctccctccctcctagcTGACAGGATCCAGCACCAGCACTTTACATTCCCTCTTGGCGATCTTGTCCAGCGACAGCAGGGTTTTGTCCTGCGGCGGCAGGTAGAGCGGCCGACCCACCGGCGACCCCACGGGGGGGGTGATGGCCCGCCGCTCCATGGCACTGCccgtcctgacacacacacacacacacacacacacacacacacacaaacacacaaaacagataGGATCAGACAAAACTTCTTGCAgcagaaaatagaatatataaaacattacatgataaaaacataaaaatctatctatctatctaacttcTTACACATTCAGAAAGTAAAGGCCTGACCACAACTTCTCCTTTGCCTGCTACTGAAACACTTTTTTACAGTAATCACAGGAAGGAAGAACTGAAAACAGTAAATGAAGCGGTTAAGAGGAACTTCGACAACCACCGCAGTCCTATTTGAGTTTCTGACACTTTGAGCTCAGACGGACAGCAGAATGGCTGATTTCAGACGGACCAGACTGTCATTATTTCTGCTGCTGGTGTTTCAGACGGTGGGAGCCGACACCGAAACGACTTCTCTCTACGGAGGAGTTGGAGATGAAGTTGTTCTGCCGTGTACCGCCGTGTCTTCTGGTTCTCAAAGATGTTCCTCAGTTAGGTGGGCGTGGGCCCACGCCAGACCCTACACGTGGATCGAGATGGTTACCGGTGGGAAGTTCAACAAGGACCACCTGAGCCCTTCCCAACAAACCAGACTGAGTCTCAGTTCTAACTGCTCTCTGACTATTCAGGATATCACAGATGAAGACACTGGTTTCTACGTCTGTCAGCGATGGCCATCATCTGGATCACAGCCTCAGGAGAATCGGTTTTATCTGTCCCTTCTATCCGTGACACAACAAACATTTGATGGTCAGCTGCAACTGAAGTGTTCCCTGATTGATTTTGATACAACATGTAAACATAAAACACTGAGCTGGCTGGATGAGACAGAAACCAAGATAGAGGACGCCCGGGGCGGCAGATGTTTCACCACTCTGACACTcctggaagaggagaagaagaagagattcaGGTGCCAGCTGACTGCAAACAAAAAAGTGCAGAGATCTGTTGACTTCCCTCGTGTGTTCTCACAAAACAGAATGATAGCAAAAGACAGAGCCAATTCTACTGACGGAGCGACTGCTGAACCTCCAACGGGTTCCTCCAGCCAATACTACATcatggcggcggcggcggcggcggccgcGGGAGCAGCAGTGATGATCCTCGCCACCGTTTTTCTCATCAGACGGAGGAAGACCTCAAGAGACGCCCGAACACCAGCGGGTAACGCCGCTCCGAGCCCAGTCAGTGACGCCGACGCCACAGCGAACCTTCCTTCACCCGACCACGAGGATCCTGATGACGGTGTCAGCTACGCCTCCATTATCCATTTCAGTAAGAACAGGTCGACTCCTAGCGGCCGGGTCCTGGATCCTGACGGTTCTGGTGGGGAGGAAGCAGTGACTTACGCCACCGTGAAACCGACCCAACCTGacctcacacaaatacgtgaagtgaacatgacttgttaactccaaattacgtgttggtagCAGGTACA
Proteins encoded:
- the LOC139918696 gene encoding uncharacterized protein LOC139918696, with the protein product MADFRRTRLSLFLLLVFQTVGADTETTSLYGGVGDEVVLPCTAVSSGSQRCSSVRWAWAHARPYTWIEMVTGGKFNKDHLSPSQQTRLSLSSNCSLTIQDITDEDTGFYVCQRWPSSGSQPQENRFYLSLLSVTQQTFDGQLQLKCSLIDFDTTCKHKTLSWLDETETKIEDARGGRCFTTLTLLEEEKKKRFRCQLTANKKVQRSVDFPRVFSQNRMIAKDRANSTDGATAEPPTGSSSQYYIMAAAAAAAAGAAVMILATVFLIRRRKTSRDARTPAGNAAPSPVSDADATANLPSPDHEDPDDGVSYASIIHFSKNRSTPSGRVLDPDGSGGEEAVTYATVKPTQPDLTQIREVNMTC